Genomic segment of Syngnathus acus chromosome 10, fSynAcu1.2, whole genome shotgun sequence:
CTTGGAGGTGCCATCCTCCTTGTAACACTGACTGGAAAAGATAATTAAGGTTCACACTTCTTTACATGCAAATAATTTAAGTATCTTCCCTCTCTTGCCATTAAAATCAGAAAAAGCCCCATTATGGGATCTCGCTAAAATGTAAGCCTTTAACGTGATATTACTAGTTAGTCAAAATAGCAATTACTATTATGTTTTACGTTACTTAGTAACATGCTACCAACACCACTGGTGATGTGGTGTGCTGTGTTGCTCATCTCCAGTAACCCACCCACTCTAAGAGCAgcaagcacaaaaaaacagtttaaaTCCCCCTACGTGTCAAGCCCACTAAAGGATACGGCGTTTTGATGGCCGACAGCCCGGCCTGTAGGGTAATGGTGAAGACGGAGTTGTTGCCCAGCTGATGCAGTCGATAGTTGTCGTACCGGAACTGCTGAATCAGCATCTTCCAGCGGGCCGGATCTAACAGATCCTGAGAGTGTCACAAGATTCTCACATGAACTGTTCGGGACCAGGTCGCATGACTCCTGTCCATCGTGTGAATGTTACCTTGTACGGGgagatgtgtgtgtctgagggGAAGGCCAGCATACCCATCACCTGCCGTACTTCGTCCAACTGCCCCCCCTCGGCTTGGCTGAAGTGTTTCCTTGCATGTCTGGCATGGAATTGGCATGTGGTATTAATGAAAGCACTTAATAATACCAATATTGCAGTAGCAGAATACCTGACGGCACTTAATAATACCAATATTGCAGTATCAGAATACCTGACGGCATCCATTCGTTTGTTCTGTCGGATGAGCTCGATGAACTCCTGGATTCTCAGACTGAACTCCAGACAACTctgcacaaacaaaatcaGATCATGTCTATCAACGTGACGTTAGTGACACCTAGCGGTGAAATAGAGTCTATGTACTGCAACGGTAAAACATCTAAGTCAGGGGTGCTCATTACGTCGATCGCCAAGCTACTACTGGTCGATTGCATgacatttataaaaataaaagctttttattttccttttttttcttctatagGCTAGAATCCATGCCATcgcttgattgacatacagGTAAGCCTGTCGGGAGGCAATCAGAATGAACCGCACATGCGCAATAGACAGTGATCACACCCCCCCACCGCAGCATACACAAACCCAGCGCCAACGCTAACAAGCTAATCAATGCATTACGCATCAACGCACGCACTCGCTTTTTTgtagtgggtagatctttgtgacattttaaaagtagCTCGTGAGCTGAAAAAGTGCGagcacccctgatctaaagtGGTGAAATTTGGGGAAAGTTTTCTTTCTATACTTAAAGTTATACAACTTTTATTTACCACAATTCTCACGTAAGGCTAACATGTATCCTGCTGACTTGATTACGTGTGTTATCTAGTGGACAGTATGATGGGACTCAGGTTCTACTTATTACCTTCATCTTGCGAAGGCGAGACTTGTTGTCATGGCACCAAGCTAGGCAGGTCGCCGTCTCCTGCCTTTCCAGGgactcctccacctcctttGCTGTGAGGAACATCTCGATGTTGACCAAATCCTGAAAAATTCAAGACTTGAGTACGCATTGCCCAAGACTGGTGAGCAgcgcttcaaaataaaaaaaaatggctgaccTCGATGCCGCTCTGTCTCGCTAGCTTGACGGCTGTGTTGTAGTATCCACAGCGCAACAGGTGCTCCACCATCATGCGGTCCATGCGTTTCTTCTTCCACAGATTCACCGAGGCCGGCTGGTCGCTGCTGTGTTCCTTCAGATGCTCGATGCGCCGCTTGCACAGTTTGGCGCTCTCATCCTCTGCCTGGATGGACTCAGCTGCCTACAAAAAGATAGCGCATTGAAATGAGCAGGACTCATGGAACAAGTGTTATACAGTTCCTTCACTGCttaagtgggaaaaaaaagcgatTAAGGCAGAGCTCGATTTACTAGTGATAGCGAAAGGAGCCTTGTGAAGCATTGACAGCTCATTCGCAATATTGTCTCAAATGGTTCAAAGTGTCCAAGTTGGGAAAAACACTGACCTGCAGTGGACACATTTAACCATTGCAAATGAGCACACATTTTACCCATATGCTACTTTTCTTTATTGAAAcattcaataaaataatggctgttttttttaagggtgTGAAACatattaatggcatttccattcatttcaaaagcgAGCGCTGATTTGAGATACAGTGGAAACTGAAGTCACAGACAAAATTATGGAAAAAATTACCTACTATTTGGtgtatactagatctgtgcaGCAACGAGTCCTAAATTGTTTGCGCGTTCGATTGCGCATGTCAAATCGATCAAGTATCAGTACTTCTACTTCAGAACAGAATGTGAGcacttttgccacctctggTCTCACAGAGCAAATGTGGTGTCCACATAAACAGGCGCTTGTCACCTTTCGTTTCAGTGCGCTGAGCTTCTCCACGACGCCGTCCAGCAGGGACACCACAGAGTCCACCACCGGGAAGCTGCTGAGCGTCTTCTCCAGCTCAGCCACCACCATGGTCACGTGACTCGTCTCCCTGTCTATATTTTTCTGGGCTGCACGGAATCGCTTGTTAAGTGTCTCGTAGGGCACCTGAAGAATGGCAAACGGGGAGATGTTTGAGCACCTTGACGCAAGGATGAAAAATTCGTGTCAAGTCGGGATGGGCAAAACAgcttctaaaataaaaatctgttttttttctagcaaatattttattcattttaataatGACCACCCCTTGACTTATAGGAAAGGAAAATTATAATGATgccattcaaatattttttttctcaagcaaCCATTGAGACTGTATTTTTACCCCAGCATTAACTTGCACCAACTTTTACAGAAAtagcggggaaaaaaacttttctctTGGGAGGAATCCCATTTTGATTGATTCAACCTGTAATATTTCCAACAAGCTGtatccaaataaataaataaaaataagtgaTTATATagataataaatacataataaaCAAACGTCCGCACTGCCGGgcccaaaaaacaacaacaaagttttaaaaaaagactcatcaaaaaatgcatgtatttgTAAGTTATAAATGGTGACCATTACATATTGAAAACAGCCATCAACTGTTCGGCTCTGCAACCcatactcacacacactcatgtaAAATCCTACAGGTGAAGCACTGCAACGCCGGCACACTATTTGCAGCTTTGAAGCATTTACTGCAGGTCAAAGGTTTCCAACATTTGCAATGGATATGGTCTCTTTGACTTTGTTCAGCATGATTGACCCTCGTGAGTTCCTTCCGTCCgcttcattttttgtcatatacagtacatacatTGTCATATACATATGCACATACATCAGTTTCTGACTTGAAAGTGAGAATTCTGACAATTCTGAGTTGAAAGTGAGAATTCTCACTTCAGAATGTGAAGATTAAAAAAGAGAATCCTGCCAACAATTTTCTCTTCTTCCCTGGCCCTAATCCCCTTCCGTAATTATGACTATACTACAGTATATCGCTTAGTAAAACGCACACCTTTGCAACCAACTAGTGACGCAAATGGTAAAATAATCTGCACTCCTGTATCTGTACCTTTATGTGCATTGTGCTGCCTGTTATGAAAAGGGTACTTCATAAAACAAAGCTATGCATTTCATTGGAACATTATGGAAAAGTGTAGCTAAATATCTGTTATGTAAGAATCTGAAGTTCAGATTTGCATGGACACGTGCAAGTTCATTTTGCACATGTGTGTTTTACACAAGtctgattttctttcattgatgaataaatacacaGACAACACCAAGCTTGGAGAAAATGCAAGGAACAAGAGTAACTGACGTCCACCAAAAAaggtttgtaatttatttttgatgccacaagatggtggaCAAAATATTCTAACatttagaagaagaaaaaaaaaaggctataCTAAATGAACCTCCTCCCCTCACTTCACTATTTGCTGGGGGGGGGAACCTCACCTGTTCACTTATGTCACACTAGCTGGGGCgaacaaatattttagtgCCCGAATGTGTTTattacatgtttatttttcaataaacCAGAAATGCACTGTGGCCATGTCTATCCTTGACCACCTCTGGGAACATTAGCTATTAAACACTGGACATTGTCTTTTATAGGTTTTCTGCCTGGCTCAGCACCATCATACAGACTAATTTCTACTCGAGTCTGTCTTAACATCAGTCGTGTGGAATAAATATTATTACAAAGCTCTGTGGCAGATATTGCTTCAGGTTTGCTTTTTTCATGAACATATATGTGTAATTTGAATAATCATTGCAGCCCTACAAGGAATCACATTGAACTGAAaggaggagcttcatttagtCAAGCCATAACCTTGTCTAATAGAAATAATGCTTAAAGCATCAATAAGCAATTACAAACCTTTCAGGGTGGGCGACACTTACTCGCTGACTTTGGCTGTAGGTTTTGGTACCTATCTTCTTCCACATGCAGCAAGCTCCATTCTTTAATCCAACAAATAAAAGCTAGGGACACTGGAATAGCATTCGACTTCATTTCAATGTCTCACACATGAATCAGCATGTTAGAGCAGACTGTAACAATTGCCACAAATTTCAACTACTGCATTCCAAATGCAGTTTGCAAGGCTATTTGTATAAATGCAGATTAGCAGCCGTGATGACAATCTGTTCCTGCAACATGCCTGCAGACGTGTAGCCCCATTAACTACCACTTCTACTCCTAAAATGGATCCCATCATCGCTAACATCCCTCTGACTGCAGCATCGACACAGACACAGTAGACCCAGCCAGCCCTCCTTCAACATAACACATACAAAGGCTGATTTAACATGTGATGCATGAGCTTGATCATGTACTTGCTACTCACAACGAGAGATCCAGACTTGTGTGCGAGGGGCGAGAATGGGAGgacgaagatgatgatgatgatgagggagGTAATCCGGGTTTCGTGTCGCAGCGAGAGAAGACCGGCTGCTTTCATTTCCTCTCGTTGGCCATTTTGT
This window contains:
- the maea gene encoding E3 ubiquitin-protein transferase MAEA isoform X3, which codes for MAVQETASQLSMALKVQEYPTLKVPYETLNKRFRAAQKNIDRETSHVTMVVAELEKTLSSFPVVDSVVSLLDGVVEKLSALKRKAAESIQAEDESAKLCKRRIEHLKEHSSDQPASVNLWKKKRMDRMMVEHLLRCGYYNTAVKLARQSGIETCKETLQPSRGGAVGRSTAGDGYAGLPLRHTHLPVQGSVRSGPLEDADSAVPVRQLSTASAGQQLRLHHYPTGRAVGHQNACYKEDGTSKNPDCPVCSKSLNKLAQPLPMAHCANSRLVCKISGEVMNENNPPMMLPNGYVYGYNSLLSIRQDDKVVCPRTKEVFTFSQAEKVYIM
- the maea gene encoding E3 ubiquitin-protein transferase MAEA isoform X2; protein product: MAVQETASQLSMALKVQEYPTLKVPYETLNKRFRAAQKNIDRETSHVTMVVAELEKTLSSFPVVDSVVSLLDGVVEKLSALKRKAAESIQAEDESAKLCKRRIEHLKEHSSDQPASVNLWKKKRMDRMMVEHLLRCGYYNTAVKLARQSGIEDLVNIEMFLTAKEVEESLERQETATCLAWCHDNKSRLRKMKSCLEFSLRIQEFIELIRQNKRMDAVRHARKHFSQAEGGQLDEVRQVMGMLAFPSDTHISPYKDLLDPARWKMLIQQFRYDNYRLHQLGNNSVFTITLQAGLSAIKTPQCYKEDGTSKNPDCPVCSKSLNKLAQPLPMAHCANSRLVCKISGEVMNENNPPMMLPNGYVYGYNSLLSIRQDDKVVCPRTKEVFTFSQAEKVYIM
- the maea gene encoding E3 ubiquitin-protein transferase MAEA isoform X1 produces the protein MKAAGLLSLRHETRITSLIIIIIFVLPFSPLAHKSGSLVVPYETLNKRFRAAQKNIDRETSHVTMVVAELEKTLSSFPVVDSVVSLLDGVVEKLSALKRKAAESIQAEDESAKLCKRRIEHLKEHSSDQPASVNLWKKKRMDRMMVEHLLRCGYYNTAVKLARQSGIEDLVNIEMFLTAKEVEESLERQETATCLAWCHDNKSRLRKMKSCLEFSLRIQEFIELIRQNKRMDAVRHARKHFSQAEGGQLDEVRQVMGMLAFPSDTHISPYKDLLDPARWKMLIQQFRYDNYRLHQLGNNSVFTITLQAGLSAIKTPQCYKEDGTSKNPDCPVCSKSLNKLAQPLPMAHCANSRLVCKISGEVMNENNPPMMLPNGYVYGYNSLLSIRQDDKVVCPRTKEVFTFSQAEKVYIM